TGCCGCCAAACGATCCTGGCCCCTGTCGGACGCTCTTGTACTGTCCGCACGCGCGGTTGAGGCAAGGTCATCGCGACTTGTCCAAGCATCACCGCGACCACTCTCCTACCTCGTCCGCTTGACCGATCGGGCCTCCTCCGGGCTTTTCCCTTGCTTCGTAGGAAATTCAGGAATTCGACGGTGGCGTCTGTCGATCCGACACCGCTGATGTGCGCGTCTCACGCGATCCTTGGCAGTTTGTCCCGGCTCGTCGTTCCTTCGGGTCTGCCACGTATCTCGCCGCAGCCCAAGCCCCACGATTCCGACACGACCCGCATCACCCATTCAACGTTCCCGCGCTCGAACCCCTCCATCCGCATCGCCACGGACCCGTACACCCCGCACTACCACCTACTCCCACGTCGCCACCTACCCCACGTCACCATCTACCCCGCATCGCCACCGCCCCACGCCGCCACCGACGAATCTCGTCAATGCTCGACCCCGCTCTGGTCACCCACATCGAGCCGGTTCGCGATGATGTCGATCCGTCCCAGTAGCGAGTTCGTCCCGTCCTCACTGAGCGCCGTGCGCATATAGAGCCCTTCGCCGACAAGTAATACGAGTTCCGCCGTCAACGGATCGTCCACATGCTCCGTCAACAGGTCGCGGAACCAGTTCATGCACCGCAGCGACACCTCGGCCGCGACCGGGTCGTTCAGCACCAGCCGGAGGGTCGCCATGTTCGTGCGGTGCACCGGCAGGTTTTGCGTCACGTCGGTGACCGCAGTGCGCAGGTAGTAGCGCACCACGCCTTCCGGCGCTGCGCGGGCGAGCGCGAGATCCTCCTCGGTG
This Amycolatopsis sulphurea DNA region includes the following protein-coding sequences:
- a CDS encoding TetR/AcrR family transcriptional regulator, which produces MARPSARDRILDSYEVLLIERGPLEITLDSVAAHAGVSKGGLLYHFGSKDALRDGLLERLEQLTEEDLALARAAPEGVVRYYLRTAVTDVTQNLPVHRTNMATLRLVLNDPVAAEVSLRCMNWFRDLLTEHVDDPLTAELVLLVGEGLYMRTALSEDGTNSLLGRIDIIANRLDVGDQSGVEH